From the Anoplopoma fimbria isolate UVic2021 breed Golden Eagle Sablefish chromosome 14, Afim_UVic_2022, whole genome shotgun sequence genome, one window contains:
- the LOC129102625 gene encoding thymic stromal cotransporter homolog, with translation MALLNLCQRLEPTIVLEQLGSSLFSTALQMVVKDRCANTTHLSGEASQQRAMTDFYMTYNLTTLLVPILPALLLSRLGDRGWRRLPIAVPLVGYLLLSLSLVLVVVLRLPVEVMFGAAAVYGLCGGFGAYWPGVMTLAAVSSTATDRSKVMMTVELVYGTAGLIGSLASGHMFLLYSSSLGNGTILIAVGALLQLLSLIHSSVLLQVKPESNTEPEDNTLLLPHSSDEVPVEAPAERSRVNVVLLVATAVLYVSAVGGGVEIMEVFVLKEPLNWDATQVGYGHAAGSMIFITSFFGVIVFRRCASDVTLILIGMLSFASGIYFMSFVTTTYMFYLARSLNLFALIPMPTIRSLISQQVPAVSCGTTLTCLQLTLTFAGLAYIPAFTKIYQRTVDGFPGFVFMLSSIITVLGMIPLSIVGYRSRQKKSRIPVD, from the exons ATGGCCTTGCTGAACCTGTGTCAAAGGTTAGAGCCGACCATCGTGCTGgagcagctgggcagctctctGTTCTCCACCGCCCTGCAGATGGTGGTTAAAGACCGCTGTGCCAACACCACCCACCTGTCCGGGGAGGCCAGCCAGCAGAGAGCCATGACGGACTTCTACATGACCTATAACCTCACCACCCTGCTGGTTCCGATCTTACCTGCGCTGCTCCTGTCCAGGTTAGGCGACCGCGGCTGGAGGAGGCTCCCCATCGCGGTGCCCCTGGTCGGGTACCTGCTGCTGAGTCTCTCCCTGGTCCTGGTGGTCGTTCTCCGGCTCCCGGTGGAGGTGATGTTCGGCGCGGCGGCTGTGTACGGTCTGTGCGGCGGCTTCGGAGCCTACTGGCCCGGGGTGATGACTCTGGCCGCGGTCTCCTCCACGGCCACTGACCGGTCCAAG GTGATGATGACAGTGGAGCTGGTGTATGGAACAGCAGGTCTGATTGGCAGCCTAGCTTCGGGTCATATGTTCTTGCTGTACAGCTCCAGTTTGGGAAATGGAACCATCCTGATCGCTGTGGGTGCACTGCTGCAACTGCTCAGCCTCATACATTCCTCTGTTCTGCTGcag GTGAAACCCGAATCCAACACAGAGCCAGAGGACAAcaccctcctccttcctcattCCTCAGATGAAGTTCCTGTAGAGGCTCCTGCTGAGAGAAGCAGGGTGAATGTAGTTCTGCTGGTTGCAACAGCCGTCCTGTACGTGTCTGCAGTGGGTGGAGGAGTAGAAATAATGGAAGTCTTTGTGCTAAAGGAGCCACTCAACTGGGATGCCACTCAG GTGGGTTATGGGCATGCAGCAGGCTCTATGATTTTCATCACTAGTTTCTTTGGCGTCATTGTGTTTCGTCGATGCGCCAGCGACGTAACGCTCATCCTGATCGGAATGCTGTCTTTCGCCTCGGGAATTTACTTCATGTCCTTCGTCACGACTACCTACATGTTCTACCTCG CTCGCTCACTCAACTTGTTTGCTCTCATCCCGATGCCTACAATCAGATCTCTGATCTCACAGCAGGTTCCAGCTGTTTCATGTG GCACCACTCTCACATGTCTACAGTTGACTCTGACGTTTGCCGGTCTGGCGTACATCCCTGCCTTTACTAAGATCTATCAGAGAACCGTGGACGGGTTCCCAGGCTTTGTCTTCATGCTCTCCAGCATCATTACAGTACTGGGAATGATACCTCTCAG tATTGTCGGCTACAGATCACGTCAGAAGAAGTCAAGGATTCCAGTAGACTGA